A portion of the Gadus macrocephalus chromosome 10, ASM3116895v1 genome contains these proteins:
- the LOC132466392 gene encoding POU domain, class 3, transcription factor 4-like: protein MATAASSPYTLLSSSPMIHPDSQAMQPASPYRSHPKLMQSDYLQSVQSNGHSLGHQWASSLSEGSPWSASMEQQDIKPGREDLQLGIIHHRSQHVAHHSPHHNNHANHPGVWGTQVSHNSSINSGQQLNLYSQTGFTVNGMLEHGGLTPPSNQQGQGMHPGLRDTLSPDHSDLGGHHCHDHSDEETPTSDELEHFAKQFKQRRIKLGFTQADVGLALGTLYGNVFSQTTICRFEALQLSFKNMCKLKPLLNKWLEEADSSTGSPSSIDKIAAQGRKRKKRTSIEVSVKGVLETHFLKCPKPAAQEITSLADSLQLEKEVVRVWFCNRRQKEKRMTPPGEPPMHEGPYSHGGGSAGDASSCHDL from the coding sequence ATGGCCACAGCTGCCTCCAGCCCCTACACCCTGCTCAGTTCCAGCCCCATGATCCACCCCGACAGCCAGGCCATGCAGCCGGCCAGTCCCTACAGGAGCCACCCCAAGCTCATGCAGAGCGACTACCTGCAGAGCGTCCAGAGCAACGGCCATTCCCTGGGGCACCAGTGGGCGAGCAGCCTGTCGGAGGGCAGCCCCTGGTCGGCCTCCATGGAGCAACAGGACATCAAACCCGGCCGGGAGGACCTTCAGCTCGGCATCATCCATCACCGCTCGCAGCACGTAGCGCATCACTCGCCCCATCACAACAACCATGCCAACCATCCCGGTGTCTGGGGCACTCAGGTGTCCCACAACTCCTCCATCAACAGTGGGCAGCAGCTCAACCTCTACTCCCAGACGGGCTTCACGGTCAACGGCATGCTGGAGCACGGCGGCCTCACACCTCCGTCTAATCAGCAGGGCCAGGGCATGCACCCCGGCCTCAGGGACACGCTCAGCCCCGATCACAGCGACCTCGGCGGGCACCACTGCCACGACCACTCCGACGAAGAGACGCCCACTTCGGACGAACTGGAGCACTTTGCCAAACAGTTCAAACAGCGGAGAATTAAGCTGGGCTTTACGCAGGCCGACGTGGGTCTGGCACTGGGCACTCTGTACGGCAACGTTTTTTCCCAGACCACCATCTGCAGGTTCGAGGCTCTGCAGCTGAGCTTTAAAAACATGTGCAAGTTAAAGCCGCTGCTGAACAAGTGGCTGGAGGAGGCGGACTCGTCGACGGGCAGCCCCAGCAGTATAGACAAGATAGCAGCTCagggcaggaagaggaagaagaggacgtCCATCGAAGTCAGCGTGAAGGGGGTTTTGGAGACGCACTTTCTGAAATGTCCCAAGCCCGCCGCGCAGGAGATTACCTCGCTCGCGGACTCGCtgcagctggagaaggaggtggtgcGCGTGTGGTTCTGCAACCGACGGCAGAAGGAGAAGCGCATGACGCCACCAGGAGAGCCTCCGATGCACGAGGGACCGTATTCTCACGGCGGCGGGAGCGCGGGAGACGCTTCGTCGTGCCATGATCTCTGA